ttgtatctgaggctattgatatttctcctggcaatcttgattccagcttgtgcttccttcagcctagcatttctcatgatgtactctgcatataagttaaataagcagggtgacaatatacagccttgacgtactccttttcctatttggagccagtctgttgttccatgtccagttctaactgttgcttcctgacctgcatacagatttctcaagaggcaggtcaggtggtctgatattcccatcacttgaagaattgtccacagtttgttgtgatccacacagtcaaaggctttggcatagtcaataaagcagaagtagactggAAGTATTCAAATGATAAACCTTTTTCATCATACCCAAGTTATTTAAGCTGAGGAGACATTTATTACAGTaaaacacacataacacacacacacacatgactttCCTTGCTCATTGAAAGAGCAATTGTTTGTTGaaaataagtaatatattttgcagcttcttcattgttttcttctgatCCATAGCTTTTTCATGGCATTTTGCATCTCTCCATTTCTCAGAGTATAGATTagagggttcagcatgggggtgaCAATGGTGTAAAACACAACGAAGTATTTATCAATGGGTAAGGTAACAGGAGGTCTCACATACGTTAAAATACAGGGCACAAAGAAGAGGACCACCACTGTAATGTGGGAGCCACAGGTGGATAAGGCTTTATGCTTCCCTTCCTTACTGAGATTCTTCAAGGAGCGCAGAATGACCCCATAGGAGATGAGTAAGAATGTGAAAATGGTCACACAGATCGCCCCATCATTGGCAACCACTGTGACGGCGGTAATGTGGGTGTCAGTGCAGGCCAGTTTTAACAAAGGATACGTGTCACACCCGAAGTGGTCAGTGACATTAGGGCCACAGAACGGAAGGTTGCAAAAGAAAATGATATGAAGTAGAGCATGTAAAAACCCACCAACCCAAGCCAATAGCAGCATCAGAACACACACTCTCTGATTCACGATTGTCAAATAATGCAAGGGTTTGCAGATGGCCaggtagcggtcataggccatgaaAACCAGGAGAAAAACCTCAGCACCACTAAATAGATGCTCTGTAAAAAGCTGGGTCATGCAAGCTTGAAATGAAATGGTTTTCTTCTCATAGAGTAAGTCTATAATTGTATTTGGGGTGATTGAAGTAGAATAAAAAGCATCCATAAGTGATAAGTAGCCAAGAAAGAAGTACATAGGGGAATCCAATGTTGGGCTGAGTACCACAGTCAGGACAATGAGTAGGTTGCCCACCATGGTCGCGATGTATATGAGCAAGAACACGACAAATAAAATTCCCTGCCCCTGGATGCTCTGAGTGAGCCCCAAGAGGACAAACTcacttacttttttcctttcttccatagGTTCTTCTGTATGTCTATTCCAGAGTTCAGGACAGCATTATctataaatacaattattaaaagtGATTTCCTAAAATCTTacaataatttgttttttattcaacaaacagtccttgttttttattcaacaaacataataaatatcCCTTTATTATGTTTGGGTACTTTCAGATATTATAATAGAAGGCTGATTAAATCATCTTCCTTGACCACAAACTAATAGATAGgtaagtgaatttaaaaaaatgttggaaaagaatattaaataagtGAAGTCCTTCAACTAAGTTTCTATCTAGAAACTTTAAATTGCACATATAGCGAATAtctcagacaaaaataaaagctgattaaagttttaaaaagaagtaaagcaaGTTTTAATGTCCATTTCATGAAAGAGGTGACTTTCCTCCTTCTAGGGCTCAAAGAAACTTCTTAACCAATCAATTAATCTCAAATAAATATATCTgacaatttcaaatattttaaggacTTAGGAAAGTATAACAAAACACCACTGGACAAAAAATTCTGAAGATAAATATGTTAGATGATATGCACAGAATTATTATCGAAAGTAAAGATCTGTAAGCAGTTAactaacaaaagataaaaatatgaaataaaatatcaacaaaaagagaaaaaatgtctcattttcatatttttatatttcatattttcatatttttatcttttgttggttatttagaccAACAAACATATGATAGGATGCTGAAGCTCATCTGTGAATAGAAAAGTAGGACTTGAAGTCACAGCTTGCTTAGTACAGTATTTGCTTGAGTTCTTGGAAGTCAATCAATCAAAATATACGGATACTACCTCATCATTTAATTTTAACAGATTAACATGCTATGTTTAGAGAACATAAA
This genomic window from Bubalus bubalis isolate 160015118507 breed Murrah chromosome 16, NDDB_SH_1, whole genome shotgun sequence contains:
- the LOC123329590 gene encoding olfactory receptor 4A47-like, producing the protein MEERKKVSEFVLLGLTQSIQGQGILFVVFLLIYIATMVGNLLIVLTVVLSPTLDSPMYFFLGYLSLMDAFYSTSITPNTIIDLLYEKKTISFQACMTQLFTEHLFSGAEVFLLVFMAYDRYLAICKPLHYLTIVNQRVCVLMLLLAWVGGFLHALLHIIFFCNLPFCGPNVTDHFGCDTYPLLKLACTDTHITAVTVVANDGAICVTIFTFLLISYGVILRSLKNLSKEGKHKALSTCGSHITVVVLFFVPCILTYVRPPVTLPIDKYFVVFYTIVTPMLNPLIYTLRNGEMQNAMKKLWIRRKQ